One Megalops cyprinoides isolate fMegCyp1 chromosome 17, fMegCyp1.pri, whole genome shotgun sequence DNA window includes the following coding sequences:
- the flrt2 gene encoding leucine-rich repeat transmembrane protein FLRT2, producing the protein MELQARLWNKDGPAFLGSWITVLLSLQVQFNRALACPEECRCDRIYIYCNERSLTSVPLGIQEGYKTLFLHNNQINNAGFPLELHNVASVETVYLYGNQLDEFPLNLPKNVRVLHLQENNIQTVSRAALAQLAHLEELHLDDNSISTVGVEEGAFREAVSLKLLFLSKNHLSSVPIGLPEDLKELRLDENRIAVIAEEAFRNVSRLERLLLDGNLLTDEGIALGTFRDLVNLRELSMARNSLTVPPPMPPGAFLQRLSLQDNQLTHIPVSAFSHLQQLQKLDISNNQLQSLTPGVFDGLIGLRQLTVRNNLWHCDCGIRWVIMWLKTLPSTLNVRGFMCQKPEHVRGMAIRELNLDVIQCPHGAPSWPGPTKLPTRPHLMTGPTFATSPPSDTPPSTTLSPLPPEPTAETEGRPAPPPPPRPPHPPRPPHPDPLEISFHVVNGTCIRVTWSSAFPVTAYKVSWVKMGQSLMGNVVQERTVSGDRQTLDLLNLEPRSTYRICVYILDSFNSYRPGDDTICSDATTKSASFGSNNKAGGPEQATQQNGSSQILLAGLIGGAVVVVLVVLLSVFCWHMHKKGRSSSKWKYNRGRRKDDYCEAGTKKDNSILEMTETSFQIVSLNNEQLLKGDFRIQPIYTPNGGLGFGDCHLSNSSIAYCKSNVPNADCYHT; encoded by the coding sequence ATGGAGTTACAGGCAAGACTGTGGAATAAAGACGGGCCTGCTTTCCTGGGATCTTGGATAACGGTTCTGCTCAGCCTGCAGGTGCAGTTCAATCGGGCCCTGGCGTGCCCGGAGGAGTGCCGCTGCGACCGGATCTACATTTACTGCAACGAGCGCAGCCTGACGTCAGTGCCTCTCGGAATACAGGAGGGGTACAAGACCCTCTTCCTCCACAACAACCAGATCAACAACGCTGGCTTCCCCCTGGAGCTGCACAACGTGGCCTCCGTGGAGACGGTCTACCTGTACGGCAACCAGCTGGACGAGTTCCCCCTGAACCTGCCCAAGAACGTGCGGGTGCTCCACTTGCAGGAGAACAACATACAGACTGTGTCCCGCGCGGCGCTGGCCCAGCTGGCGCACCTGGAGGAGCTCCACCTGGACGACAACTCCATCTCCACAGtaggggtggaggagggggccTTCCGGGAGGCCGTCAGCCTCAAGCTGCTCTTCCTGTCCAAGAACCACCTGAGCAGCGTGCCCATCGGGCTCCCCGAGGACCTGAAGGAGCTGCGGCTGGACGAGAACCGCATCGCCGTCATCGCCGAGGAGGCCTTCCGCAATGTGTCGCGGCTGGAGCGCCTCCTGCTGGACGGCAACCTGCTGACGGACGAGGGCATCGCGCTGGGCACCTTCCGGGACCTGGTCAACCTCAGGGAGCTGTCCATGGCGCGCAACTCCCTGACAGTGCCGCCGCCCATGCCGCCTGGGGCCTTCCTGCAGAGGTTGAGCCTGCAGGACAACCAGCTGACCCACATCCCCGTGTCAGCCTTCTcccacctccagcagctccagaaGCTGGACATCTCCAACAACCAGCTGCAGTCCCTGACGCCGGGGGTCTTCGACGGCCTCATAGGCCTGAGGCAGCTGACGGTCCGCAACAACCTGTGGCACTGCGACTGCGGCATCAGGTGGGTCATCATGTGGCTGAAGACCCTGCCTTCGACGCTCAACGTGCGCGGGTTCATGTGCCAAAAGCCGGAGCACGTGCGGGGCATGGCCATCAGAGAGCTCAACCTGGACGTGATCCAGTGCCCGCACGGCGCCCCCTCCTGGCCGGGTCCCACGAAGCTGCCCACGCGCCCGCATCTCATGACCGGCCCCACCTTTGCAACCTCGCCACCATCAGACACGCCCCCATCCACGACTCTGTCTCCACTGCCACCCGAGCCCACAGCAGAAACTGAGGGCAGGCCCGCCCCGCCACCTCCACCGCGCCCCCCGCACCCCCCGCGCCCCCCGCACCCAGACCCCCTGGAGATCTCCTTTCACGTGGTGAATGGCACCTGCATCCGGGTGACCTGGAGCTCCGCCTTCCCCGTCACTGCCTACAAGGTGTCCTGGGTGAAGATGGGGCAGAGCCTGATGGGTAACGTAGTGCAGGAGCGGACTGTCAGCGGCGACCGTCAGACGCTGGACCTGCTCAACCTGGAGCCCAGGTCCACCTACCGCATCTGCGTGTACATCTTGGACAGCTTCAACAGCTACCGCCCGGGCGACGACACCATCTGCTCCGATGCCACCACCAAATCCGCCTCCTTCGGGTCCAACAACAAGGCGGGCGGCCCCGAGCAGGCCACGCAGCAGAACGGCAGCTCCCAGATCCTGCTGGCCGGCCTGATCGGAGGCGCCGTCGTCGTGGTCCTGGTGGTCCTGCTCAGCGTCTTCTGCTGGCACATGCACAAGAAGGGGAGGTCCTCGTCCAAGTGGAAATACAACCGGGGCAGGAGGAAAGACGACTACTGCGAGGCAGGCACCAAAAAGGACAACTCCATCCTGGAAATGACTGAAACCAGCTTTCAGATCGTCTCCCTCAACAACGAACAGCTCCTGAAGGGGGACTTCCGGATACAGCCCATATACACCCCCAACGGGGGGCTGGGCTTCGGAGACTGCCAcctcagcaacagcagcataGCGTACTGCAAAAGCAACGTTCCCAACGCTGACTGCTACCACACATGA